The following are encoded together in the Chaetodon auriga isolate fChaAug3 chromosome 6, fChaAug3.hap1, whole genome shotgun sequence genome:
- the slco1c1 gene encoding solute carrier organic anion transporter family member 1C1 isoform X2 — translation MCSDVFWDLFDRHASFHHWPSHWYFVRSYKIETSVRSSVNSTNNLSPCPESSPESTRAGDRPSVLPSRGCERESSVSMWIYVFLGNVLRGIGETPVQPLGISYIDDYAQSENAALYIGCVQTISVIGPVFGYLLGSLCAKIYVDIGYVDMETVTITPGDARWVGAWWLGYLIAGTITLISAVPFWFLPKSLPMPVDKHDTSCTPEQTRFIKDSPTMVHKFRPEEPANLHQMAKEFVPTVKSLLGNSVYIIYLCVTIIQFNSLIGMVTYKPKYIEQHYGQSASKANFLMGMINIPAVALGMFSGGVVMKKYKLGIMGAAKFAFGTSLLGYFLSLFFLAMGCENSKVAGITVSYTGVEGLPYQEPSLFSDCNSGCLCSRREWDPVCGENGITYVSPCLAGCASSTGSGRNTVFDNCRCVALADARPGNLTATLGQCPHRDSCDKIFPYFLALSVLSSFIISLGGTPGFMLLVRCIKPELKSLALGIHTLATRTLAGIPAPIYFGAIIDTTCLKWAYKMCGGRGACRIYNTSAYRIVYLGLTLGLRTVSFFLCISGFALLKRHIKREEKYALTNGSAELESLRKENSSVHREQFILASDCNPDRETRL, via the exons ATGTGTAGTGATGTCTTTTGGGACCTTTTTGATCGCCATGCCTCATTTCATCATTGGCCG TCACATTGGTATTTTGTACGCAGCTATAAGATCGAAACATCAGTTAGATCTTCAGTGAATTCAACCAATAACCTCTCTCCATGTCCAGAAAGCTCACCTGAGTCCACCAGGGCAGGTGACAGACCCTCTGTACTGCCCTCTAGAG GCTGTGAGCGAGAGTCCAGCGTTTCCATGTGGATCTATGTGTTTCTGGGAAATGTCCTGCGTGGTATTGGAGAGACTCCAGTACAGCCTTTGGGAATCTCCTACATCGACGACTATGCACAATCCGAGAACGCTGCCCTCTATATTG GATGTGTCCAAACCATATCGGTTATTGGGCCTGTCTTTGGGTACCTGCTGGGGTCGCTGTGCGCCAAGATCTACGTCGACATCGGCTATGTGGACATGG AGACGGTGACCATTACCCCAGGCGATGCCCGCTGGGTGGGGGCGTGGTGGCTGGGCTACCTCATCGCTGGTACCATCACCCTCATTTCTGCTGTTCCTTTCTGGTTCTTGCCTAAATCGCTGCCCATGCCTGTGGATAAACACGATACCAGCTGCACTCCAGAGCAAACCAGGTTTATCAAAGATTCCCCAACCATGGTGCACAAGTTCAGACCTGAGGAGCCGGCTAATTTACATCAGATGGCCAAAG AGTTTGTGCCCACAGTGAAGAGTCTCCTTGGAAATTCTGTGTACATCATCTACTTATGTGTCACCATCATTCAGTTCAACTCTCTCATCGGGATGGTCACCTACAAACCCAAATACATCGAGCAGCACTATGGCCAGTCAGCATCAAAAGCCAATTTTCTCATGG GCATGATCAACATCCCAGCTGTGGCCCTGGGGATGTTCTCTGGAGGGGTTGTCATGAAGAAGTACAAGCTGGGTATCATGGGAGCAGCTAAATTTGCCTTTGGGACCTCCCTGCTGGGCTACTTCCTGTCCCTCTTTTTCTTAGCCATGGGCTGTGAGAACTCCAAGGTGGCAGGCATCACAGTGTCGTACACCGG AGTGGAAGGTTTGCCTTATCAGGAGCCGTCCCTTTTCTCTGACTGTAATTCGGGTTGTTTGTGCTCGAGAAGAGAGTGGGATCCAGTGTGTGGAGAGAACGGGATCACCTACGTGTCCCCGTGCTTGGCTGGATGCGCCTCCTCCACTGGCTCTGGCAGAAATACG GTGTTTGACAATTGCAGGTGTGTAGCACTGGCTGATGCCCGGCCAGGAAACCTGACGGCCACTCTGGGCCagtgtccacacagagacagctgtgaCAAAATCTTTCCTTACTTCCTGGCTCTGTCCGTTCTCAGCTCCTTCATCATCTCTCTTGGGGGAACGCCAGGCTTCATGCTGCTTGTCAG GTGCATTAAACCTGAGCTGAAATCTCTTGCTCTTGGAATCCACACGTTGGCCACTCGCACCCTCG CTGGGATACCTGCACCTATATACTTTGGAGCCATAATTGACACAACATGCCTCAAATGGGCATACAAGATGtgcggaggaagaggagcatgCAGAATATATAACACCTCAGCTTACAG GATCGTGTACCTGGGCCTGACACTGGGCTTGAGGACAGTGTCCTTCTTCCTGTGTATTTCAGGCTTTGCTCTACTCAAAAGACATATTAAGAGGGAGGAGAAATATGCTCTGACCAATGGGAGTGCAGAGTTGGAGTCACTGAGGAAGGAGAACAGCTCTGTGCACCGTGAGCAGTTCATACTGGCCTCGGACTGCAATCCTGACAGAGAGACTCGCTTGTGA